A section of the Methanoculleus horonobensis genome encodes:
- a CDS encoding phosphate uptake regulator PhoU: MEIRKVQITGGLSYIVSLPKQWIRDAKIQKNDPVGLVVQPDGSLLITPKIGGESAQRTRVFEVGAATDRTYLLRLLIGAYIAGFAIIRLDSKGRMPPFILQLVREFTQMAIGQEVIGETDTSITIKDLLNPAEMPFENTIRRMHLLARGMQQDAMVAIRGHDAALADDVVARDTEVDRLHWLVARQDNLIMSDATLARRMEIPVARAAYCFQVSRIIERIADHATRTAHNALLLIDRDIEAATLDRMDEASALALQIFSWSMEAFHTGEIEKANTTLERVRDLEEMTREIDTRVLRFEAVKAIPTGQVADSIRRIGEYSGDICESVINYTVGQTA; the protein is encoded by the coding sequence ATGGAGATCAGAAAAGTCCAGATCACCGGCGGTTTATCCTACATCGTATCCCTGCCGAAACAGTGGATCAGGGACGCGAAGATCCAGAAGAACGATCCGGTGGGACTGGTCGTGCAGCCCGACGGATCGCTCCTGATCACCCCGAAGATCGGCGGCGAGTCGGCCCAGCGAACCAGGGTCTTCGAGGTCGGGGCCGCGACCGACCGCACCTACCTGCTCCGCCTCCTTATAGGTGCGTACATTGCCGGCTTTGCGATCATCCGTCTTGATTCGAAAGGAAGGATGCCGCCGTTCATCCTGCAGCTCGTCCGGGAGTTCACGCAGATGGCGATCGGGCAGGAGGTGATCGGCGAGACCGACACCTCGATTACGATCAAGGATCTCCTCAACCCCGCGGAGATGCCGTTCGAGAACACCATCAGACGGATGCACCTTCTCGCGCGGGGCATGCAGCAGGACGCAATGGTCGCGATACGGGGGCACGATGCGGCTCTTGCGGACGATGTCGTCGCGCGGGACACGGAAGTCGACCGGCTGCACTGGCTCGTTGCGCGGCAGGACAATCTCATCATGAGCGACGCCACGCTCGCGCGCCGGATGGAGATCCCGGTGGCCCGGGCGGCGTACTGCTTCCAGGTGAGCAGGATCATCGAGCGGATCGCCGACCACGCCACCCGGACCGCGCACAACGCCCTCCTCCTGATCGACCGGGATATCGAGGCGGCGACGCTCGACCGCATGGACGAGGCAAGCGCGCTTGCCCTGCAGATCTTCTCGTGGAGCATGGAGGCGTTTCACACGGGAGAGATCGAGAAGGCGAACACGACGCTTGAGCGGGTGCGCGACCTCGAGGAGATGACCCGCGAGATCGATACCCGGGTGCTCCGGTTCGAGGCGGTGAAGGCGATCCCGACAGGGCAGGTTGCAGACAGTATCCGGCGGATCGGGGAATATTCCGGCGACATCTGTGAGAGCGTCATCAACTATACCGTCGGGCAGACGGCCTGA
- a CDS encoding SLC13 family permease, which translates to MGTLIPLVVLVIVFLLIAVRKIGNVDFRIWQVMLLGAAAVLATGSIAPLDALASINLDVMLFLFFMFVIGEALASSGYLHHLSFRLFSRAGSVRHLVLLILIGAGALSALLMNDTLAVVGTPLMLYFARRHGIPSKLLLLTLAFAVTTGSVPSPIGNPQNLLIALSGDVANPFITFPLYLAAPTAISLLLAYAFLCRAFPDELNSTVPLVHREETICDPALAALARLSLILLVLMIAVRIAAVMLVPGLDIPLTWIAAVAAIPILAGSGQRFEILRRIDWPTLVFFAGLFVLMASVWESGLFQPLVEGSSLDLGAVPVIVATGVVVSQFISNVPFVALFLPALSHLGTSTVGLMALAAGSTIAGNMLILGAASNVIVIQGAEKEGETLTFAEFARVGVPLTLAQAAVYILWLSLIPA; encoded by the coding sequence ATGGGCACACTCATCCCGCTCGTCGTTCTCGTCATCGTCTTCCTCCTGATCGCGGTCAGAAAGATCGGGAACGTCGACTTCCGCATCTGGCAGGTGATGCTCCTCGGTGCGGCGGCCGTCCTCGCGACGGGATCGATCGCGCCGCTCGACGCGCTCGCGTCGATCAACCTCGACGTGATGCTCTTCCTCTTCTTCATGTTCGTGATCGGGGAGGCGCTCGCGTCGAGCGGCTATCTCCACCATCTCTCCTTTCGCCTCTTCTCACGGGCGGGGTCGGTCCGGCACCTGGTCTTGCTCATCCTCATCGGCGCAGGAGCCCTCTCGGCGCTCCTGATGAACGACACGCTCGCGGTCGTCGGCACCCCGCTGATGCTCTACTTCGCACGGCGGCACGGCATCCCTTCAAAACTCCTGCTGCTCACCCTTGCGTTCGCCGTCACGACAGGAAGCGTCCCAAGCCCCATCGGGAACCCGCAGAACCTCCTCATCGCGCTCTCGGGTGATGTCGCAAACCCGTTCATCACGTTCCCCCTCTACCTCGCCGCCCCGACGGCGATCTCCCTCCTGCTCGCCTATGCCTTCCTCTGCCGGGCGTTCCCGGACGAACTCAACTCCACCGTCCCGCTGGTTCACCGCGAGGAGACGATCTGCGATCCCGCTCTCGCGGCCCTCGCCCGTCTCTCGCTCATCCTGCTCGTCCTCATGATCGCAGTCAGAATAGCGGCGGTGATGCTCGTCCCGGGCCTCGATATCCCGCTGACCTGGATCGCGGCCGTTGCGGCCATCCCCATCCTCGCCGGGAGCGGGCAGCGGTTCGAGATCCTCCGCCGGATCGACTGGCCGACACTGGTCTTCTTCGCCGGCCTCTTCGTCCTCATGGCAAGCGTCTGGGAATCGGGGCTCTTCCAGCCGCTCGTAGAAGGGAGTTCGCTCGATCTCGGCGCCGTCCCGGTCATCGTCGCAACCGGCGTCGTCGTCTCCCAGTTCATCTCGAACGTCCCCTTCGTCGCCCTCTTCCTCCCGGCCCTCTCCCACCTCGGGACGTCCACGGTCGGGCTGATGGCGCTTGCGGCCGGCAGCACCATCGCCGGGAACATGCTGATCCTCGGCGCGGCCAGCAACGTCATCGTCATCCAGGGTGCGGAGAAGGAAGGCGAGACGCTGACGTTTGCCGAGTTTGCGCGGGTCGGCGTCCCGCTCACCCTCGCCCAGGCGGCGGTCTACATACTCTGGCTCTCGCTCATCCCGGCGTGA
- a CDS encoding Clp1/GlmU family protein has product MISIGEGWKDLASALRGSDAGERVYVVGATDSGKTTLCRYLVDTAAVQARTAYVDCDTGQSRIGPPTTEGMAVYPDPSEPYLRFVGSTSPGGHFVQTITGAKRLVEKADELSARVTVIDSPGLVSGGVGVEFQFQMIDLLRPTRIVALQRGRELERLLANFTRNPGVAVHRIAVSPAVVVRPAAARRRYREERFRVYFAGAESQEISLRGLGLQGRVPDLGNPRGIGGRLVSLNDPENFVVALGIVEDLHPGGRRLEIFAPPFDPDAVASVRFGSVSLALGAAPGSIESFRR; this is encoded by the coding sequence TTGATCAGCATCGGGGAAGGGTGGAAAGACCTCGCCTCGGCGCTCCGGGGGTCGGACGCCGGGGAACGCGTCTACGTCGTCGGGGCGACGGACAGCGGGAAGACGACGCTCTGCCGGTATCTCGTCGATACGGCGGCGGTGCAGGCGAGGACGGCATACGTCGACTGCGACACCGGGCAGTCCCGGATCGGGCCGCCGACGACCGAGGGGATGGCCGTCTATCCCGACCCGTCGGAACCCTACCTCCGGTTCGTCGGCTCGACGTCCCCGGGCGGCCACTTCGTCCAGACCATCACGGGAGCAAAACGTCTCGTCGAGAAGGCCGACGAACTCTCCGCTCGCGTCACCGTCATCGACTCGCCCGGGCTCGTCTCCGGCGGGGTAGGGGTCGAGTTCCAGTTCCAGATGATCGACCTCCTCCGCCCCACCCGCATCGTCGCCCTCCAGCGCGGGCGGGAGCTCGAACGGCTGCTCGCGAACTTCACCCGCAATCCGGGGGTTGCGGTCCACCGGATCGCGGTCTCCCCTGCGGTCGTCGTCCGGCCTGCCGCTGCCCGGCGGCGTTACCGCGAGGAACGCTTCAGGGTCTATTTTGCCGGTGCAGAGTCGCAGGAGATCTCGCTCCGGGGGCTCGGTCTCCAGGGCAGGGTGCCCGACCTCGGAAACCCCCGCGGGATCGGCGGAAGGCTGGTCTCCCTCAACGACCCCGAGAACTTCGTCGTCGCCCTCGGCATCGTCGAAGACCTGCATCCCGGAGGACGACGGCTCGAGATCTTCGCCCCGCCCTTCGACCCGGACGCCGTCGCGTCGGTCCGGTTCGGTTCGGTCTCCCTGGCTCTCGGGGCGGCTCCGGGGTCGATCGAGTCGTTCCGGCGGTGA
- a CDS encoding pyridoxamine 5'-phosphate oxidase family protein, with amino-acid sequence MEIVKIPNMDKAEYDKLIEEGFLSRIAFQGGKYPYIAPFLYVFDGKFLYFLATKYGRKNDLFRQHPYVSVEVERYSGDLSCYTFVTMQGYLVQLEDAIEKKLIREKFVNMIKEHNLSKNILAALGHKPEEPIEAIASEERSNIWKLTGVTDIVALKNL; translated from the coding sequence ATGGAGATCGTGAAGATACCGAATATGGATAAAGCGGAGTACGATAAACTCATCGAGGAGGGTTTTCTCAGCCGTATCGCATTCCAGGGCGGTAAATACCCGTATATCGCCCCGTTCCTGTATGTCTTCGACGGGAAGTTCCTCTACTTCCTGGCGACCAAGTACGGCAGGAAGAACGACCTCTTCCGGCAGCACCCGTATGTCTCCGTTGAGGTCGAGCGGTATTCCGGCGACCTCTCCTGCTACACCTTCGTGACGATGCAGGGCTACCTGGTGCAACTCGAGGACGCGATCGAGAAGAAGCTCATCAGAGAGAAGTTCGTGAATATGATCAAGGAGCACAACCTCTCGAAGAACATCCTCGCAGCGCTCGGCCACAAGCCGGAGGAGCCGATAGAGGCGATCGCCTCCGAAGAGCGTTCGAACATCTGGAAACTTACCGGCGTGACCGATATCGTTGCCTTAAAGAACCTCTAA
- a CDS encoding metallophosphoesterase: MRIGILSDTHDCLEMVDAAVRQLNGERVDLVLHAGDYVSPFAIPRLANLQSPMIGVLGNNDGDHRLLSARFAEHDRLSLRGTFAAVTAGGMTIGLLHGDDRELLQALIVRKAFDVMVHGHTHQAQVRTLCGTLVVNPGEACGYLTGRPTVAVLDTGTRNVELLSL, from the coding sequence ATGCGCATCGGGATCCTCTCCGACACACATGACTGCCTCGAGATGGTGGACGCAGCCGTACGACAGCTGAACGGGGAACGGGTAGATCTGGTGCTTCACGCCGGGGACTACGTCTCGCCGTTTGCCATCCCGCGTCTTGCGAACCTGCAGTCGCCCATGATCGGCGTCCTCGGGAACAACGACGGTGATCACCGTCTCCTCTCGGCACGGTTCGCCGAGCACGACCGGCTCAGCCTGCGGGGCACGTTTGCCGCCGTCACCGCAGGCGGCATGACGATAGGGCTGCTCCACGGCGATGACCGGGAACTCCTGCAGGCGCTCATCGTGCGGAAGGCCTTCGACGTCATGGTTCACGGCCATACCCACCAGGCGCAGGTCAGAACGCTCTGCGGGACGCTGGTTGTCAATCCCGGAGAGGCCTGCGGGTACCTGACCGGGCGGCCGACCGTTGCCGTGCTGGATACGGGAACCCGGAACGTGGAACTGCTCTCCCTCTGA
- a CDS encoding GNAT family N-acetyltransferase yields MFAKVLIPTDFSAASVTMAERVGEVPGVREVVLVHAQRSAALSSADEDALRRMRELVQRQGFPVEVVVAEDDGTDLPARILRTALATGANLVAMGVRDQGLLRNLFSGNVAATVLRDARVHVLIVPQSTAGDRQALFSRLLVPTDLADPAPEVRSLLKGAAGDGTAVLLHVVEPGRSEAEREAGGRIAALKNNLSAPGRELEPLVRAGDPAHTICAVADELGTSLVAIPRIGRRDAAGAAPLGSVTSAVIGCVKQPVLVLAVSIRLVIETRELRSEEFGLAEEIWLDYHELKANPKTDRIFGVFVDGMLVSVARCRRHPDGYEVDGVFTPARFRGRGYARRAMDALVEACQHDTLYMHSVRNLVDFYGEYGFISIPESDLPPTIRARFAFALGEMEGANVQPMRRAAGWFRR; encoded by the coding sequence ATGTTTGCAAAGGTGCTTATTCCGACAGACTTCTCCGCGGCCTCCGTCACCATGGCGGAGCGGGTCGGCGAGGTTCCGGGCGTCCGCGAGGTCGTCCTCGTCCACGCCCAAAGATCGGCAGCCCTCTCGTCTGCCGATGAGGATGCGCTCCGCCGGATGCGGGAACTGGTGCAGCGGCAGGGCTTCCCCGTCGAGGTGGTGGTTGCGGAGGATGACGGGACTGATCTCCCGGCGAGGATCCTCCGGACCGCCCTGGCGACGGGGGCGAACCTGGTAGCAATGGGAGTCAGAGACCAGGGGCTTCTCCGGAACCTCTTCTCCGGCAACGTTGCGGCCACCGTGCTCCGGGACGCCCGGGTGCACGTCCTGATCGTACCGCAATCGACGGCAGGTGACAGGCAGGCGCTCTTCTCGCGGCTGCTGGTGCCGACCGATCTCGCGGATCCGGCACCTGAAGTCCGTTCGCTCCTCAAGGGCGCTGCCGGGGACGGAACGGCGGTGCTCCTGCACGTCGTCGAACCCGGGCGTTCGGAGGCCGAACGGGAGGCCGGCGGCCGGATCGCCGCCCTGAAAAACAATCTTTCTGCCCCCGGGCGGGAACTCGAGCCGCTGGTACGAGCCGGGGATCCGGCGCACACCATCTGCGCCGTGGCGGACGAGCTTGGCACATCCCTGGTTGCCATCCCGCGCATAGGGAGGCGTGACGCTGCAGGAGCCGCACCGCTCGGGAGCGTCACGAGTGCCGTTATAGGGTGTGTAAAACAGCCGGTGCTGGTGCTGGCGGTCTCTATCCGCCTGGTGATCGAGACCCGGGAACTCAGGAGCGAAGAGTTCGGGCTCGCAGAAGAGATCTGGCTCGATTACCACGAGCTGAAGGCGAACCCGAAGACGGATCGAATCTTCGGGGTCTTTGTCGACGGCATGCTGGTCTCCGTCGCCCGGTGCCGCCGGCACCCGGACGGCTATGAGGTGGACGGCGTCTTCACCCCCGCCAGGTTCCGGGGGCGGGGATATGCCCGGCGGGCGATGGACGCACTCGTCGAGGCGTGCCAGCACGACACCCTGTACATGCACTCGGTCAGAAACCTCGTCGACTTCTACGGGGAGTATGGATTCATATCGATACCCGAGAGCGACCTTCCGCCGACGATCCGGGCAAGGTTCGCATTTGCCCTGGGGGAGATGGAGGGGGCGAACGTCCAGCCGATGCGCCGGGCCGCAGGCTGGTTCCGGCGATAA
- a CDS encoding ATP-binding protein — MPWSDLTRPEIRRIGCVAHLYPGGVSLTSYSRRSAIRDTRLLLVAASVLVAFIANAAGLLAGVTIVLPHLLYLPIVLAAYWFPRRGILFSLALALGYLALALPFTGGEAGAVVSALSRAVVFAAVGTVVSFLSLRLREQEERYRGIFDNSEAGTFIIAPGESGPQIEETNYVGAALLGFTTKDLVGKHVAGFFEDPEAWETLAADIDRSGTLYDYETVLLRIDGTAVQVLVSAGRLPGERIVLTLVDITARKNAEDALRRTNAKLNMLGHLTRSDLAAAVSGLLERIAGGMREFDDPGIHRYLRSLEEDARVVQRRAEITRDYQDLGLRPSGWQPVQKVIWEVTSRLVLPGISVRSWVERLEVFADPMLDRVFSNLLENAARHGKTVSSVVITYRILDDGLVISIEDDGVGIPEAEKEQIFDYGVGIEGGLGLFLVREILAITNMTIRETGTPGRGARFEIHVPPAGYRII; from the coding sequence ATGCCGTGGAGCGATCTCACCCGGCCGGAGATCCGGCGCATCGGTTGCGTGGCGCACCTGTATCCGGGGGGGGTCAGCCTGACCTCGTACAGCCGCCGATCCGCAATCCGGGATACCCGGCTCCTCCTGGTTGCCGCATCGGTTCTCGTTGCCTTCATCGCAAACGCCGCCGGCCTCCTTGCCGGCGTCACCATCGTCCTCCCGCACCTGCTGTACCTGCCGATCGTCCTTGCCGCCTACTGGTTCCCCCGCCGCGGAATCCTCTTCTCGCTTGCCCTGGCTCTCGGGTACCTGGCGCTGGCCCTGCCCTTCACCGGGGGAGAGGCCGGAGCGGTCGTCTCGGCGCTCTCGCGGGCGGTAGTCTTCGCCGCCGTCGGCACCGTCGTGTCGTTCCTCTCTCTCCGGCTGCGGGAGCAGGAAGAACGGTACCGGGGGATCTTCGATAACTCGGAGGCGGGAACGTTCATCATTGCCCCCGGCGAGTCCGGGCCGCAGATCGAGGAGACGAACTACGTGGGCGCCGCGCTCCTCGGCTTCACGACGAAGGATCTGGTCGGGAAGCACGTCGCCGGGTTCTTCGAAGATCCAGAAGCCTGGGAAACGCTAGCGGCGGATATCGACCGCAGTGGAACCCTCTATGACTACGAGACAGTGCTTCTCCGAATCGACGGAACAGCCGTCCAGGTGCTCGTATCAGCCGGCCGGCTCCCGGGCGAGCGGATCGTCCTCACGCTCGTCGATATCACCGCCCGGAAGAACGCCGAAGACGCACTCCGCCGGACGAACGCCAAACTGAATATGCTGGGCCATCTCACCCGGAGCGATCTCGCCGCGGCAGTATCGGGACTCCTCGAGCGGATCGCCGGAGGGATGCGGGAGTTCGACGACCCTGGTATCCACCGGTATCTCCGGAGCCTGGAAGAGGACGCTCGGGTGGTGCAGCGGCGTGCAGAGATCACCCGGGACTACCAGGATCTCGGCCTCCGGCCGTCGGGCTGGCAGCCAGTTCAGAAGGTGATCTGGGAGGTGACGTCGCGTCTGGTGCTTCCCGGAATATCGGTTCGTTCCTGGGTAGAGCGGCTCGAGGTCTTCGCCGATCCGATGCTCGACCGGGTCTTTTCGAACCTGCTGGAGAACGCCGCCCGGCACGGGAAGACTGTATCGTCGGTCGTCATCACCTACCGGATCCTGGACGACGGGCTCGTGATCTCTATCGAGGATGACGGCGTGGGAATTCCCGAAGCGGAGAAGGAGCAGATCTTTGACTACGGTGTCGGCATCGAGGGCGGGCTCGGGCTCTTCCTCGTCCGGGAGATCCTTGCCATCACGAACATGACAATCCGGGAGACCGGAACGCCCGGCAGGGGGGCGAGGTTCGAGATACACGTGCCCCCGGCTGGATACCGGATAATCTGA
- a CDS encoding NAD+ synthase, giving the protein MKISLLQVNTVVGDLAGNAGRIAAGTREAARHRPDLIVAPELSLTGCPPRDLLLQAGFITRSLAVLDDLAAGLADAPPVLVGFAEPNPAGTGRPLFNAAALLRDGEVRGTFRKTAISGSFDEGRYFEPAAGSPGTFHLGERTVGVAIGEEIRCGGEVPDVIVNLSASPFVIGRQCLREEMFSRAAKENRVAIVSANLVGGNDDLVFDGRSVAFSADGTLIARGAAFAEEIVTIDLARPAPQAVAPDDQGPESEIWRALVLGTRDYVHKCGFRSVHLGLSGGIDSSLVAAVAARALGQENVLGVLLPSPHTSAESIEDARELAANLGIRVQCIPIAPMMEAFDSGLADVFAGLAPDITEENLQARIRATVLMALANKFGSMLLSTGNKSEVAVGYCTLYGDAAGGLSVIADVPKGMVYRIARWLNAERPVIPERVLKKPPSAELRPGQTDQEILPPYDLLDAILHRLIDCLESPDEIIAAGYPEETVREVAGMVERAEFKRRQAPPGIKVTDRAFSTDWHMPIAAKPWWR; this is encoded by the coding sequence ATGAAGATCTCACTCCTCCAGGTGAACACAGTCGTCGGCGACCTCGCCGGCAACGCCGGCCGGATTGCGGCGGGCACACGCGAGGCGGCCCGCCACCGACCGGACCTGATCGTCGCCCCGGAACTCTCCCTGACCGGCTGCCCGCCCCGGGATCTGCTCCTGCAGGCGGGGTTCATAACCCGGAGCCTCGCCGTCCTGGATGACCTGGCCGCCGGGCTCGCGGATGCCCCACCGGTGCTCGTCGGTTTCGCCGAGCCGAACCCCGCCGGAACCGGCCGACCGCTCTTCAACGCCGCCGCCCTCCTCCGGGACGGGGAGGTGCGGGGGACGTTCCGGAAAACCGCAATCTCCGGCAGCTTCGATGAAGGCCGCTACTTCGAGCCGGCGGCCGGGAGCCCCGGGACATTCCACCTCGGCGAGAGAACGGTCGGGGTCGCCATCGGCGAGGAGATCCGGTGCGGCGGAGAGGTGCCGGACGTGATCGTGAACCTCTCTGCGTCGCCGTTCGTCATCGGAAGACAGTGCCTGCGCGAGGAGATGTTCTCCCGGGCCGCGAAGGAGAACCGGGTCGCGATCGTCTCGGCAAACCTCGTCGGCGGGAACGACGACCTGGTCTTCGACGGCCGGAGCGTTGCTTTTTCCGCAGACGGAACCCTCATCGCCCGCGGTGCGGCTTTTGCCGAGGAGATCGTAACCATCGATCTCGCCCGCCCCGCCCCGCAGGCGGTCGCTCCCGACGACCAGGGGCCCGAGTCCGAGATCTGGCGGGCGCTGGTGCTCGGCACCCGCGACTACGTCCATAAGTGCGGATTTAGATCCGTCCATCTCGGTCTCTCCGGCGGGATTGACTCCTCGCTCGTGGCCGCCGTCGCCGCCCGGGCGCTCGGGCAGGAGAACGTCCTCGGGGTGCTCCTCCCCTCTCCCCACACCTCCGCGGAGAGCATCGAGGATGCCCGGGAACTTGCGGCGAACCTTGGTATCCGGGTGCAGTGCATCCCGATTGCTCCTATGATGGAGGCGTTCGACAGCGGCCTCGCGGACGTCTTCGCGGGGCTTGCCCCCGACATCACCGAGGAGAACCTGCAGGCCAGGATCCGGGCGACGGTTCTGATGGCACTCGCGAACAAGTTCGGCTCCATGCTCCTCTCGACCGGGAACAAGTCGGAGGTCGCGGTCGGCTACTGCACCCTCTATGGGGATGCGGCGGGGGGGCTCTCCGTGATCGCGGACGTCCCGAAGGGGATGGTCTACCGGATTGCCCGGTGGCTGAACGCCGAACGCCCCGTCATCCCCGAGAGGGTGCTCAAAAAACCCCCCTCAGCGGAGCTCCGGCCCGGCCAGACCGACCAGGAGATCCTTCCTCCCTACGACCTCCTCGACGCGATCCTTCACCGTCTTATCGACTGTCTCGAGTCGCCCGACGAGATCATCGCCGCCGGGTATCCCGAAGAGACCGTCCGGGAGGTCGCCGGAATGGTCGAGCGGGCTGAGTTCAAGCGCAGGCAGGCCCCGCCCGGGATAAAAGTGACCGACAGGGCGTTTTCCACCGACTGGCACATGCCGATCGCCGCGAAACCCTGGTGGCGGTGA
- a CDS encoding endonuclease III domain-containing protein, which translates to MAATLTEDLIQIYDALFAAFGHQHWWPAKTPFETMVGAILTQNVSWTNAAQAIANLEDAGMLDPHLLAAADAADIAPLIVPSRYYNQKAERIREFSRVYVREFRADPAAMAAMETGELRERLLALRGFGKETTDTILLYVCEKPVFVVDAYTRRIFSRYGFLPEGASYDLTQRLFAENLEPDAELFNDYHAQIVRLGNTICKRSPLCDRCPIREVHGTLRCAVGRG; encoded by the coding sequence ATGGCGGCGACCCTCACCGAGGATCTCATTCAGATCTACGACGCCCTCTTCGCGGCGTTCGGCCACCAGCACTGGTGGCCCGCAAAGACGCCGTTCGAGACGATGGTCGGCGCGATCCTCACCCAGAACGTCTCCTGGACGAACGCGGCGCAGGCCATCGCAAACCTCGAAGACGCCGGGATGCTCGACCCCCATCTCCTCGCCGCGGCCGATGCCGCCGATATTGCTCCCCTGATCGTCCCTTCCCGGTACTACAACCAGAAGGCGGAGCGGATCCGGGAGTTTTCCCGAGTCTATGTCAGGGAGTTTCGCGCCGACCCGGCGGCGATGGCGGCCATGGAGACCGGCGAACTCCGCGAGCGGCTGCTCGCCCTCCGCGGTTTCGGGAAGGAGACAACGGACACCATCCTGCTGTATGTCTGCGAAAAGCCGGTCTTCGTCGTCGATGCCTATACCCGGCGGATATTCTCGCGCTACGGCTTCCTCCCCGAAGGGGCGTCCTACGACCTGACGCAACGGCTCTTTGCCGAGAACCTCGAGCCGGACGCGGAACTCTTCAACGACTACCACGCCCAGATCGTGCGCCTGGGGAATACTATCTGCAAAAGATCGCCGCTCTGCGACCGCTGTCCCATCCGGGAGGTTCACGGGACGCTCCGGTGCGCCGTGGGGCGGGGGTGA